The following coding sequences are from one Gossypium hirsutum isolate 1008001.06 chromosome A12, Gossypium_hirsutum_v2.1, whole genome shotgun sequence window:
- the LOC107938769 gene encoding probable WRKY transcription factor 27 (The RefSeq protein has 7 substitutions, 1 non-frameshifting indel compared to this genomic sequence) translates to MAEDWDLYAVVRSCTSAANTTRAVENNNNENCSSSFEDPLACLASLTFEEDDDPFPFPNLSQLAETGQLQDSYKPFLPNADPIAAAAAIDPCSSKSHHGGSSSQLHQHQRLQHQQEQPAASGIGSPLTPTSAPLFTFAGFGNQQQVQPQSHQQQQTRAQPPVQTPRSRKRKNQQKRTVCHVTADKLSSDPWAWRKYGQKPIKGSPYPRNYYRCSSSKGCSARNQVERSNLDSDIFIITYTGEHTHPKPTHRNSLAGCTRNKLSTVQKPTTTKDSAAETIPTTSTVSCSSPRSTTSLSPISPTTTLSAPEDTGAAVHKTGDNGGEEESVYMDVESDEGDDDLLIPDVHVDEGLFKGLEELVGSGSNGVGIGPTFGDNFSSWSTGNSAAAGAAASGGC, encoded by the exons ATGGCTGAGGATTGGGATCTTTATGCGGTGGTGCGGAGTTGTACGTCGGCGGCTAACACCACCAGAGCCgtcgaaaataataataatgagaatTGCAGTAGTTCCTTTGAGGACCCTTTGGCTTGCTTAGCGTCGTTGACGTTTGAGGAAGACGATGACCCGTTTCCATTTCCGAACCTTTCACAGCTCGCGGAAACCGGTCAACTTCAAGATTCTTATAAACCCTTTTTGCCAAACGCCGACCCCATCGCCGCCGCCGCAGCCGCCGCCATAGATCCCTGCTCTTCAAGTTCACACCACGGAGGATCTAGCAGCCAACTTCATCAGCACCAAAGGCTACAACACCAGCAAGAACAACCCGCCGCCTCCGGGATTGGGTCCCCGTTGACTCCCACCTCCACTCCTCTTTTCACTTTCGCCGGATTCGGAAATCAGCAACAAGTACAACCCCGATCCCACCAGCAGCAGCAGACACGAGCTCAGCCTCCGGTTCAGACCCCAAGATCAAGAAAGAG GAAGAACCAGCAAAAAAGAACAGTATGTCATGTAACAGCAGATAAATTGTCGTCAGATCCGTGGGCATGGCGTAAATATGGGCAAAAGCCCATCAAAGGCTCTCCTTATCCAAG AAACTATTACAGGTGCAGCAGCTCAAAAGGTTGTTCAGCTAGAAAACAAGTGGAGCGTAGCAATTTAGATTCCGATATCTTTATAATCACCTACACCGGCGAACACACTCACCCTAAACCCACTCACAGGAATTCCCTCGCCGGCAGTACTCGTAACAAGCTTTCCACCGTTCAAAAACCCACCACAACCAAAGATTCCGCCGCCGAAACCATCCCTACCACCTCCACTGTTTCTTGCTCCTCTCCTCGCTCCACCACTAGTCTCTCCCCTATCTCTCCCACGACAACGCTTTCGGCACCCGAAGACACCGCCGCCGCCGTGCACAAAACCGGTGATAATGGAGGTGAAGAAGAAAGCGTTTACATGGATGTAGAAAGCGATGAAGGCGACGATGATCTTCTTATCCCCGACGTGCATGTGGATGAAGATTTATTCAAGGGATTGGAAGAACTGGTTGGAAGTGGTAGTAATGGAGTAGGAATAGGCCCGACCTTTGGTGATAACTTCTCGTCTTGGAGTACCGGTAACTCCGCTGCCGCCGGAGCCGCCGCTAGTGGTGGCTGTTAG
- the LOC107943532 gene encoding dnaJ protein ERDJ2A, which produces MAASEENSALFPIFILTIMALPLVPYTILKLCRAASKKTKVIHCQCAECSRSGKYRKSIFKRISNFSTCSNLTLVLLWVIMIFLVYYIKSISQEIQVFEPFSILGLQPGATDSEIKKAYRRLSVQYHPDKNPDPEAHKYFVEYIAKAYQALTDPISRENFEKYGHPDGRQGFQMGIALPQFLLDIDGASGGILLLWIVGVCILLPLVIAVIYLSRSSKYTGNYVMHQTLSTYYYFMKPSLAPSKVMEVFIKAAEYMEIPVRRTDDEPLQKLFMSVRSELNLDLKNIKQEQAKFWKQHPAIVKTELLIQAQLSRESAALSPALLGDFKCMLELAPRLLEELQKMALIPRTAQGHGWLRPAVGVVELSQCIIQAVPLSARKATGGSSEGIASFLQLPHFSEAVVKKIARKKVRTFQDLRDMIMEDRAQLLTQAAGFSPAEVQDVEMVLEMIPSLTVEVTFETEGEEGIQEGDVVTVQAWITLERGNGLIGALPHAPYFPFHKEENFWFLLADSVSNNVWFSQKVSFMDEATAITAASKTIQETMEVSGASAKETSEAVKRTIEKVRGGSRLVMGRFPAPTEGNYNLTSYCLCDSWIGCDKKTNLKVKIVKRTRAGTRGGLVSEEGPIVEDGIEEEEENEEDYDDYESEYSEEEEEEKDTKKKGPAANGAVHNKGSSSEGSGSDEE; this is translated from the exons ATGGCTGCTTCAGAAGAGAATAGTGCATTGTTTCCGATTTTCATTTTAACAATAATGGCACTGCCTTTGGTGCCGTATACAATACTGAAGTTGTGCCGAGCAGCATCCAAGAAAACAAAGGTAATTCATTGCCAGTGTGCAGAATGCTCTCGCTCGGGGAAGTACCGCAAATCCATATTTAAGCGG ATCTCGAACTTCTCAACTTGTAGTAACTTGACTCTGGTGCTGCTCTGGGTCATCATGATATTCTTGGTTTATTACATCAAGAGCATTAGTCAAGAG ATTCAAGTTTTCGAGCCTTTCAGTATACTTGGGTTGCAGCCTGGAGCTACAGATTCTGAAATAAAGAAAGCATATAGGAGACTTTCTGTTCAATACCATCCAGATAAAAATCCAGATCCAG AGGCTCACAAGTATTTCGTGGAGTACATAGCCAAGGCTTATCAGGCTCTCACAGATCCTATATCCcgtgaaaattttgagaaatatggACATCCAGATGGAAGACAA GGTTTTCAAATGGGCATTGCTCTTCCCCAGTTCTTGCTGGACATTGATGGAGCATCTGGGGGCATTCTCTTACTGTGGATTGTTGGTGTTTGTATTCTCTTGCCGTTGGTGATTGCTGTCATATATCTCTCTAGGTCATCAAAGTATACCGGAAACTATGTCATGCATCAAACTCTATCAACTTACTATTATTTCATGAAACCTTCTTTGGCCCCAAG CAAAGTCATGGAAGTCTTCATTAAGGCTGCTGAATATATGGAAATACCAGTTCGTAGGACTGATGATGAACCTCTCCAGAAACTGTTTATGTCAGTTAGGAGTGAGTTGAATCTGGACCTTAAGAACATTAAGCaagagcaagctaaattttggaaACAGCATCCTGCTATAGTGAAG ACTGAGCTGTTGATTCAGGCACAATTAAGCCGTGAATCAGCTGCCTTATCTCCAGCTCTACTTGGTGATTTCAAGTGCATGCTAGAACTTGCACCTCGACTCCTGGAAGAATTACAGAAG ATGGCACTTATACCTCGTACTGCCCAAGGTCATGGATGGCTGAGACCAGCTGTAGGAGTTGTGGAGCTTTCTCAATGTATCATTCAG GCTGTTCCACTCAGTGCAAGAAAGGCAACTGGAGGATCTAGTGAAGGCATTGCATCTTTCTTGCAGCTGCCACATTTTAGTGAGGCTGTTGTAAAAAAGATAGCTCGCAAG AAGGTAAGAACATTTCAAGACCTTCGAGACATGATTATGGAGGATCGTGCTCAACTTCTAACTCAAGCAGCTGGATTTTCTCCCGCTGAAGTACAAGATGTTGAGATGGTATTGGAAATGATACCTTCCTTAACGGTTGAAGTCACATTTGAGACCGAGGGTGAAGAGGGTATACAAGAGGGTGATGTTGTGACAGTTCAAGCTTGGATAACCCTTGAGCGTGGCAATGGCTTGATTGGTGCTCTTCCCCATGCCCCCTATTTCCCATTCCACAAGGAAGAAAATTTCTGGTTCTTGCTTGCAGATTCTGTCTCAAACAATGTATGGTTTTCCCAAAAGGTGAGCTTCATGGACGAAGCTACAGCAATAACTGCCGCTTCCAAAACAATTCAGGAGACAATGGAGGTTTCTGGAGCAAGTGCCAAGGAGACTAGCGAAGCTGTCAAAAGAACCATAGAGAAGGTTCGAGGTGGTTCCAGATTGGTGATGGGCAGATTCCCCGCCCCAACTGAAGGAAACTACAACTTGACTTCTTACTGCTTATGCGACTCCTGGATAGGTTGCGATAAAAAGACAAACTTGAAGGTTAAAATCGTGAAAAGAACAAGAGCCGGCACTCGGGGTGGTCTCGTATCGGAAGAAGGACCTATTGTGGAGGATGGAATCGAAGAAGAAGAGGAGAATGAAGAGGACTATGACGATTATGAGAGTGAATACAGCGAAGAGGAGGAAGAGGAGAAGGATACGAAAAAGAAGGGCCCTGCTGCTAATGGTGCAGTGCATAATAAAGGCTCAAGCTCTGAAGGTTCAGGCTCAGATGaggaatga
- the LOC107943533 gene encoding protein SAR DEFICIENT 4, with protein MASNPNPIFISSDSLHSILSHSTLIQHFHSSLPTVSSAINTPIRQHYSLSPSSSLLLMPSWSSAPSLPYIGVKLVTHFPQNSTINLPGIHANYVLFSSTTGQPLASMDGTLLTLHRTASVSGLASKILAKKNSKILIMIGAGALAPHLIKAHLSSNPSLQKVIIWNRTIKKAIDLAGTLQKSNEFKGVSFETDESLDEIVPLGDIISCATNSETPLVKGEGLKHGAHLDLVGSFRETMKECDDEAIKRGRVYVDNEAALVEAGELVGAFERGVIGKGDVGGNLVELIEGKKVGRKDCDEITVFKSVGSGVVDLLAAQLVYETCMEKNKC; from the coding sequence ATGGCATCGAATCCTAACCCAATCTTTATTTCCTCCGATTCTCTTCACTCAATCCTTTCCCACAGCACCTTAATCCAACACTTCCATTCTTCTCTCCCCACCGTCTCCTCCGCCATCAACACCCCAATCCGCCAACACTACTCTCTTTCACCTTCCTCCTCTCTCCTCCTCATGCCTTCCTGGTCTTCAGCGCCATCTCTTCCTTATATAGGTGTTAAGCTCGTCACCCATTTCCCTCAAAACTCCACCATCAACTTACCCGGCATCCACGCTAATTACGTCCTCTTCTCCTCCACCACCGGCCAACCTTTAGCTTCAATGGACGGAACCCTTTTAACCCTTCACAGAACAGCTTCCGTTTCAGGCTTAGCTTCCAAAATATTAGCCAAAAAAAACAGCAAAATCCTCATCATGATCGGTGCAGGTGCTTTAGCACCTCATTTGATCAAAGCCCATTTATCATCAAACCCCAGTTTACAAAAAGTGATAATTTGGAACAGAACGATCAAAAAAGCCATCGATTTAGCCGGAACTCTACAAAAAAGCAACGAATTCAAAGGGGTTAGTTTCGAAACCGATGAATCGTTAGATGAAATCGTTCCGTTAGGTGATATTATTAGTTGTGCTACGAATTCTGAAACGCCGCTTGTTAAAGGTGAGGGGTTGAAACATGGAGCTCATTTGGATTTAGTGGGCTCGTTTAGGGAAACCATGAAAGAATGTGATGATGAAGCGATTAAAAGAGGGAGAGTTTATGTTGATAATGAAGCGGCGCTTGTGGAAGCTGGGGAATTGGTAGGTGCTTTTGAAAGAGGAGTGATCGGGAAAGGAGATGTTGGGGGTAATTTAGTGGAGTTGATTGAAGGGAAGAAAGTTGGGAGGAAGGATTGTGACGAGATTACTGTGTTTAAATCTGTTGGTTCGGGTGTTGTGGATTTGTTGGCTGCTCAATTGGTGTATGAAACTTGTATGGAGAAGAATAAATGTTGA
- the LOC107943530 gene encoding LOW QUALITY PROTEIN: DNA-directed primase/polymerase protein (The sequence of the model RefSeq protein was modified relative to this genomic sequence to represent the inferred CDS: deleted 2 bases in 1 codon) codes for MGKKRNASTMDDVDRLFECFKCGISPPQSAVRERKGCRSKMNQGNSTRKVSASPCSPSLSEQRKATATSAQLSVEKCVSTAVQPGRFSRGKQFSPVIFYGSPHGVPPKRPLSLLRLLREIHIDLSEQEKSNLRTQVWATFPRQDEAVKFAKVHANAHVFSYQDHYSGQRRYLASTYEEFWKRYKIMESKLRHHYEVIQEGFPCHLYFDLEFNKRDNLGRDGNEMVDLLISVILEALLEKYSINGNQDWVVELDSSTEEKFSRHLIMRMPKTAFKDNSHVGAFVAEICSRIASAKERDERFEKLYVKKSTSDSPDQLFVDTAVYSRNRCFRLALSSKAGKNSFLLPTGRFKCKDMGEEDMFMTSLICKMDDDCEKLLVCKMELDCVKTLQFETEVTSNFGRYCRAPENTGISDVSTTYQTGKSPFPYLDEFIVSIASTGNVPGKIRCWYWFSEYGLVIYSMLRNRYCERIGREHKSNHVMYVVDMRRAAYYQKCYDPDCKGYRSPLRPIPTDCVPDSSFFFDSSDDGSFTSNNLEYRYVNNDEGRVLLYSNEGDLDYCTKDSWWLEAIKVADHIESKPERLMLDDTENMNDEDDEWWMAAERTATQVELTHSG; via the exons ATGGGAAAGAAGAGAAATGCGAGCACAATGGACGACGTTGATCGATTGTTCGAATGTTTCAAGTGTGGCATCTCTCCTCCTC AATCTGCTGTAAGGGAAAGGAAAGGGTGTAGAAGCAAGATGAATCAAGGAAATTCAACCAGAAAGGTCTCCGCGTCACCTTGTTCGCCTTCCCTATCTGAACAAAGAAAGGCAACTGCAACCAGTGCACAACTCTCTGTCGAGAAG TGCGTTTCAACAGCAGTTCAGCCAGGAAGATTTAGCCGTGGGAAACAGTTCTCGCCAGTTATATTTTATGGGTCTCCACATGGCGTTCCTCCAAAAAGACCATTGAGTTTGCTGCGCTTGTTACGTGAAATTCACATTGATCTCAGTGAACAAGAAAAATCGAATTTAAG AACACAAGTATGGGCTACATTTCCAAGACAGGATGAAGCAGTAAAGTTTGCTAAAGTACATGCAAATGCACATGTTTTTAGTTATCAAGATCACTATAGTGGACAAAGAAGATATCTTGCTTCTACATATGAGGAGTTCTGGAAGAG GTACAAAATAATGGAATCAAAACTTCGCCATCACTATGAAGTGATTCAGGAG GGTTTCCCGTGTCACTTGTACTTTGATTTGGAGTTCAATAAGAGAGACAATTTGGGAAGGGATGGAAATGAAATGGTTGATCTCTTGATTTCTGTCATTCTAGAGGCCTTACTTGAAAAATACTCTATCAATGGAAATCAGGATTGGGTGGTGGAGCTTGATTCCTCTACTGAAG AGAAGTTTTCTCGCCATTTGATCATGCGgatgccaaagactgcttttaagGACAACTCACATGTGGGTGCATTTGTTGCAGAG ATATGCTCACGCATAGCAAGTGCAAAGGAAAGGGATGAAAGATTTGAAAAGTTATATGTAAAAAAG TCAACCTCTGATTCACCTGACCAACTTTTTGTGGACACTGCTGTCTATTCTAGAAATCGTTGCTTTCGCCTGGCTCTATCATCTAAGGCAGGAAAGAATTCCTTCCTCTTACCTACTGGGCGTTTCAAATGTAAGGACATG GGTGAGGAGGACATGTTCATGACATCCTTGATTTGcaaaatggatgatgattgtgaGAAGCTTTTGGTCTGCAAAATGGAACTAGATTGTGTGAAGACTCTGCAGTTTGAGACAGAG GTAACTAGTAATTTTGGAAGATATTGCAGAGCTCCAGAAAACACTGGCATTAGTGATGTTTCTACAACATACCAAACGGGAAAGTCACCCTTCCCTTATTTGGATGAATTTATAGTATCGATTGCCTCCACCGGCAATGTACCAG GGAAAATACGCTGCTGGTATTGGTTCTCTGAATACGGATTAGTCATCTACAGCATGTTGAGAAATCGATACTGTGAACGAATTGGTAGAGAGCATAAGAGCAATCATg TTATGTATGTTGTTGATATGAGAAGGGCAGCTTATTACCAGAAGTGTTACGATCCCGATTGCAAAG GTTACCGATCTCCCCTACGTCCAATCCCGACAGATTGCGTTCCtgattcttcatttttctttgattcaAGTGACGACGGGTCGTTTACAAGTAACAATCTTGAATACCGATACGTCAACAACGACGAAGGTAGAGTTTTGCTTTACAGTAACGAAGGTGATTTAGACTACTGTACAAAAGATTCATGGTGGCTTGAAGCTATAAAAGTTGCAGACCATATCGAAAGTAAGCCGGAAAGATTAATGCTCGATGACACG GAGAATAtgaatgatgaagatgatgagtGGTGGATGGCAGCGGAAAGGACTGCAACACAGGTTGAACTTACGCACTCTGGTtaa
- the LOC121202845 gene encoding heavy metal-associated isoprenylated plant protein 12 isoform X2 — MKKVVLKLDFHDNKGRQKAMKTASGLSGVESVALDKDQKLTLTGDVDPVVAVRKLRKVCYTEIVSVGPAKEPEKKKEEPKKDEPKKPADTSKDPPKGAVVQYVYHPSMPQYYPPVPDYYSYGKSVEEDPAGCVIC, encoded by the exons ATGAAG AAAGTGGTGCTGAAATTGGATTTTCACGACAACAAAGGCAGACAAAAAGCCATGAAAACAGCCTCTGGTCTTTCAG GGGTTGAATCAGTTGCCCTGGACAAGGACCAAAAACTCACACTCACGGGAGACGTTGATCCAGTCGTGGCAGTAAGGAAACTAAGGAAGGTATGTTACACTGAAATAGTCTCGGTCGGACCGGCGAAAGAGccggagaagaagaaagaagagccCAAGAAAGATGAACCGAAAAAACCGGCGGATACGAGCAAAGATCCGCCCAAAGGCGCGGTGGTACAGTACGTTTATCACCCCTCAATGCCCCAATACTATCCGCCGGTACCCGATTATTACAGTTACGGTAAAAGTGTGGAGGAAGATCCGGCTGGTTGTGTTATCTGCTAA
- the LOC121211195 gene encoding heavy metal-associated isoprenylated plant protein 12 → MKKVVLKLELHNEKCKQKAMKIASGLSGVESVSIDKDHKLTVTGDVDPVKAAQKLGKLCHTEIVSVVPAKEPEKKKEEPKKGEPKKPDPYTMIYHPFTAQYYTPAPNYYACCTPVEEHSPGCVIS, encoded by the exons ATGAAG aAAGTGGTGTTGAAATTGGAGCTACACAACGAGAAATGCAAACAGAAAGCCATGAAGATAGCCTCTGGTCTTTCAG GGGTTGAGTCGGTTTCAATAGACAAGGACCATAAATTGACAGTAACAGGAGATGTGGATCCAGTTAAGGCAGCGCAGAAATTAGGCAAGTTATGCCATACTGAAATAGTTTCGGTCGTACCGGCAAAAGAGccggagaagaagaaagaagagcccaagaaaggggaaccaaagaAACCAGACCCGTATACAATGATATATCACCCATTTACAGCTCAATACTACACTCCGGCACCCAATTATTATGCTTGCTGCACACCTGTCGAGGAACATTCACCTGGTTGCGTTATTTCCTAA